A window of Sphingomonas adhaesiva contains these coding sequences:
- a CDS encoding glycoside hydrolase family 68 protein: MSASEAAVSDRIETFRWTPAHVAAIGDGAGGGAGAAAPLIAAAPAPVLPGIDIWDHWPIVDRAGRTVAFAGGPLVVALTAPVLPDPDDRHAIARLRLMQAGADGWRDFGYLLPDTLNPGSREWAGNTILEEDGRTLSFYYTSAGVRGEARPSFVQRLLLTRGTLSFAGGAAHASDWSAPEEIVVPDDVLYQRDMEGGGAVGAIKAFRDPFPIVDPVTGVEHVLFTASRAGSASAWNGVIGIARRDAAGWTLLPPLVDADGVNNELERPHVVRHDGRLYLFWSTQAKVFADGGPRGPTGLYGVVAEELYGPWRPLNGTGLVLANPAEAPFQAYSWLVLDDLSVWSFADLVGVATPPDDVAATRAAFAGTPAPVVRLTLDGDRTAVVG, from the coding sequence GTGTCGGCTTCTGAGGCGGCGGTGTCGGACCGGATCGAGACCTTCCGCTGGACCCCCGCGCATGTCGCCGCGATCGGCGATGGTGCGGGGGGGGGCGCGGGAGCCGCAGCGCCGCTGATCGCCGCGGCGCCCGCGCCGGTGCTGCCGGGCATCGACATCTGGGATCACTGGCCGATCGTCGATCGCGCGGGGCGGACGGTCGCCTTCGCCGGCGGGCCGCTGGTGGTGGCGCTGACCGCGCCGGTGCTGCCCGACCCGGACGACCGCCACGCCATCGCACGGCTGCGGCTGATGCAGGCGGGGGCGGACGGGTGGCGCGACTTCGGGTATCTGCTGCCCGACACGCTGAACCCCGGCAGCCGCGAATGGGCGGGCAATACCATCCTGGAGGAGGACGGGCGGACGTTGTCCTTCTACTACACCTCCGCCGGGGTGCGCGGCGAGGCGAGGCCCAGCTTCGTGCAGCGGCTGCTGCTGACGCGCGGCACCCTGTCGTTCGCGGGCGGCGCGGCGCACGCCAGCGACTGGAGCGCTCCGGAGGAGATCGTCGTCCCCGACGACGTCCTCTACCAGCGCGACATGGAGGGCGGCGGCGCGGTCGGCGCGATCAAGGCGTTTCGCGACCCCTTCCCCATCGTCGATCCGGTGACGGGGGTCGAGCATGTGCTGTTCACCGCCTCGCGTGCGGGCTCCGCCAGCGCGTGGAACGGCGTGATCGGCATCGCCCGGCGCGACGCGGCGGGCTGGACGCTGCTGCCCCCGCTGGTCGATGCCGACGGGGTCAACAACGAGCTGGAGCGACCGCATGTCGTGCGCCACGACGGGCGCCTCTACCTCTTCTGGTCGACGCAGGCGAAAGTGTTCGCCGATGGCGGCCCGCGCGGGCCGACCGGGCTGTACGGCGTGGTCGCGGAGGAGCTTTATGGGCCGTGGCGACCACTCAACGGCACCGGGCTGGTGCTCGCCAACCCGGCGGAGGCACCGTTCCAGGCGTATAGCTGGCTGGTGCTCGACGACCTGAGCGTCTGGAGCTTCGCCGATCTGGTCGGTGTGGCGACGCCGCCGGACGACGTCGCCGCGACGCGCGCCGCCTTCGCGGGAACGCCCGCGCCGGTCGTGCGGCTGACGCTCGACGGCGATCGGACGGCGGTGGTGGGTTAG
- a CDS encoding spinster family MFS transporter, producing the protein MEQVEAMPAPESVIRSARAAGVPVGGPAMGAADAYPRPAYGWYVVAVLTVAYVFSFLDRQILSLLVEPMKRDLSLSDTQISLLQGMAFALCNVLVGLPLGRLVDTRRRTALVAAGVAFWSLATAACGLVRTFPALLLLRMGVGAGEAVLTPAANSLIGDHFPPHKVGLPLAVYSIGIFIGGGLALVIGATIIQGALRSGPLLLPLVGEVRPWQTVFLLIGLPGIAVAALALSLREPARKGALRHATGADGGADGTTAVAAVPLAEVVAFLRTNARAFWGINLFMGFSAVAGYGVAAWVPSLFIRRHGWSAVEIGHTYGLLLLTFGTAGVLCGGWLGDVMTRRRGAAGRLRAAIAVKLLTIPFIIAYTLLPDGRAAIWPLAATVFLPTFLNGLSPAILQQMVPNQMRGTAISISLLVINLLGLGLGPTSIALLTDRVFRDPASIHYSILIVSVTMMLLSLTSLLIAYRPYVALVDRLRRESVAVPG; encoded by the coding sequence ATGGAACAGGTGGAAGCGATGCCGGCACCGGAGTCGGTGATCCGATCGGCGCGGGCCGCGGGGGTGCCGGTGGGTGGGCCCGCGATGGGTGCGGCGGACGCCTACCCCCGGCCGGCCTATGGCTGGTACGTCGTCGCGGTGCTGACGGTCGCCTATGTCTTCTCCTTCCTCGATCGCCAGATCCTGAGCCTGCTGGTCGAGCCGATGAAGCGCGACCTGTCGCTCAGCGACACGCAGATCAGCCTGTTGCAGGGAATGGCCTTCGCCCTGTGCAACGTGCTGGTCGGGCTGCCGCTCGGGCGGCTGGTCGATACGCGCCGCCGCACCGCGCTGGTCGCGGCGGGCGTGGCGTTCTGGAGCCTCGCGACCGCCGCGTGCGGGCTGGTGCGCACCTTCCCCGCGCTGCTGCTGCTGCGCATGGGGGTGGGCGCGGGCGAGGCGGTGCTGACGCCCGCGGCCAACTCGCTGATCGGGGACCATTTCCCGCCGCACAAGGTCGGCCTGCCGCTCGCGGTGTACAGCATCGGCATCTTCATCGGCGGCGGGCTGGCGCTGGTGATCGGCGCGACCATCATCCAGGGCGCGCTGCGCTCCGGCCCGCTGCTGCTGCCGCTGGTGGGGGAGGTGCGGCCGTGGCAGACGGTGTTCCTGCTGATCGGCCTGCCCGGGATTGCGGTCGCGGCGCTGGCGCTGTCGCTGCGCGAGCCGGCGCGCAAGGGCGCGCTTCGCCACGCGACCGGCGCGGACGGCGGCGCGGACGGGACCACCGCCGTCGCCGCCGTGCCGCTGGCGGAGGTCGTCGCGTTCCTGCGGACCAACGCGCGCGCCTTCTGGGGGATCAACCTGTTCATGGGCTTCTCCGCGGTGGCCGGCTATGGCGTCGCCGCCTGGGTGCCGTCGCTGTTCATCCGTCGCCATGGGTGGAGCGCGGTGGAGATCGGCCACACCTACGGCCTGCTGCTGCTCACCTTCGGCACTGCGGGGGTGCTGTGCGGCGGCTGGCTGGGCGATGTGATGACGCGGCGGCGCGGGGCGGCGGGGCGGCTGCGCGCGGCGATCGCGGTGAAGCTGCTGACGATCCCCTTCATCATCGCCTATACCCTGCTGCCGGACGGGCGCGCGGCGATCTGGCCGCTGGCGGCCACGGTGTTCCTGCCCACCTTCCTCAACGGGCTCAGCCCCGCGATCCTGCAACAGATGGTGCCCAACCAGATGCGCGGCACCGCCATCTCCATCTCGCTGCTGGTCATCAACCTGCTCGGGCTGGGACTGGGGCCGACCTCGATCGCGCTGCTGACCGATCGCGTGTTTCGCGACCCCGCCAGCATCCATTATTCGATCCTGATCGTCAGCGTGACGATGATGCTGCTGTCGCTGACCTCCCTGCTGATCGCCTATCGCCCGTATGTCGCGCTGGTCGACCGGCTGCGGCGGGAGTCGGTCGCCGTACCGGGATGA
- a CDS encoding glutathione S-transferase family protein, which yields MKLYSAPMPAPNPRRVRMFAAEKGIALDEVMLDLRQRDHKAPEHVVRNSLGQVPVLELDDGTTLSETIAICRYLDGIHPEPPMFGRTPLEMAQVDMWIRRFEIQIGEPVKMYWRHAHPATAALIEQHRDFGRSNLAALDRAMAWLEGEVADGRTWLTGETLTVVDIAAVTIVDFAELIGMQPIKEEKAVAAWHARMTARPSYAA from the coding sequence ATGAAACTCTACTCCGCCCCCATGCCCGCGCCCAACCCGCGCCGCGTGCGCATGTTCGCCGCCGAGAAGGGCATCGCGCTGGACGAGGTGATGCTCGACCTGCGCCAGCGCGATCACAAGGCGCCCGAGCATGTCGTGCGCAATTCGCTGGGTCAGGTGCCCGTGCTGGAGCTGGACGACGGCACCACCCTCTCGGAGACGATCGCGATCTGTCGCTATCTCGACGGCATCCACCCGGAGCCGCCGATGTTCGGGCGCACGCCGCTGGAAATGGCGCAGGTCGACATGTGGATCCGCCGCTTCGAGATCCAGATCGGCGAGCCGGTGAAGATGTACTGGCGCCACGCCCATCCCGCGACCGCCGCGCTGATCGAGCAGCATCGCGACTTCGGCCGCTCCAACCTGGCGGCGCTGGACCGTGCGATGGCGTGGCTGGAGGGCGAGGTGGCGGACGGGCGCACGTGGCTGACCGGCGAGACGCTGACCGTCGTCGATATCGCCGCGGTGACGATCGTCGACTTCGCCGAGCTGATCGGGATGCAGCCGATCAAGGAGGAGAAGGCGGTGGCGGCATGGCACGCGCGCATGACGGCGCGACCCAGCTACGCGGCCTGA
- a CDS encoding TonB-dependent receptor has product MQTFGTARLLAGIGAMALSTAAMAQGAPSATGVGPEDRAQASGGAQDGVAAVATSNDDEIVVTAQRRAENVQRVPIAVTAVRGDALQRLNITSPQQLTLIDPSIRYKQSTSAGNSGFLIRGIGTSSFSAGIEQSISTVVDGVVLGDPSTISTLVDIERVEILRGPQGMLFGKNASAGLVSFTTVRPKIGVTELIGRTEFGSNGHHVVNLIANLPVTDDLAIRVVGFAKERDGVVTNVSPFQPRKVDGQLNYGGALKAMWRPSDTASLFFSGDYSEVGRFCCSMVWAKNAPGYAPAVTLAQYGIVASDRNRLVAIGGPSFGYSHRGGASIEANFEIGDYSLTSLGAYRQSYREGFYDGDNTTVNYVDRNGGTNALRQLSQELRLTSPTGGVVDYVAGLFFFDQRATGYIDQRGRLEWIVPASNGNVIRVVPTRPAGTIFDGNLTNRVHSRSTAGYAQANVHLSPQLNLILGGRLTHDSLDLNYSRGTIPGAVPIPGGVTLSLRQSIANTNFSFRLGAQYTVVPDIMLYATVSRGYKGPGFSGLTVSDASQDQSVAPEIPTNYEIGVRASLLDRRLTLNATLFKTDVRDFQAQVADLSSASYANRITNAGSLDSKGVEFSVVARPTPELTLSGGGAYVDAKYGNFAGVQCYFGQPKVAQGGPCVAPPSNPASVDGFFNAAGLRLAAAPRFSYNLVADYQKRVGDGWRASAQVNFSGQSDVNYSANGDPGTIQKAFGLLGANVGIGPDDNSWRVGLFAINLLDQFWAAQKNPSPTTTLNPGGYLQYLSPDSVRTVGATLDFRF; this is encoded by the coding sequence ATGCAGACATTCGGCACGGCGCGGCTGCTCGCCGGTATCGGCGCGATGGCGCTGTCCACGGCAGCGATGGCGCAGGGGGCACCGTCCGCAACCGGCGTCGGACCCGAGGACCGCGCCCAGGCCTCCGGCGGCGCGCAGGACGGCGTGGCGGCCGTCGCCACCAGCAACGACGACGAGATCGTCGTCACCGCCCAGCGCCGTGCCGAGAATGTCCAGCGCGTGCCGATCGCGGTGACCGCGGTGCGCGGCGACGCGCTCCAGCGGCTGAACATCACCAGTCCGCAGCAGCTGACGCTGATCGATCCCAGCATCCGCTACAAGCAGAGCACCAGCGCGGGGAATTCCGGCTTCCTGATCCGCGGCATCGGCACCAGCAGCTTTTCCGCCGGGATCGAGCAGAGCATCTCCACGGTCGTCGACGGCGTCGTGCTGGGCGATCCCTCGACCATCTCGACGCTGGTCGATATCGAGCGGGTGGAGATCCTGCGCGGGCCGCAGGGGATGCTGTTCGGCAAGAATGCGTCCGCGGGCCTCGTCTCCTTCACCACCGTCCGTCCGAAGATCGGCGTGACCGAACTGATCGGCCGCACCGAATTCGGCAGCAACGGCCACCATGTCGTCAACCTGATCGCCAACCTGCCCGTGACCGACGATCTCGCGATCCGCGTCGTCGGCTTCGCGAAGGAGCGTGACGGCGTGGTGACCAACGTCAGCCCGTTCCAGCCGCGCAAGGTCGACGGACAGCTCAACTACGGCGGCGCACTGAAGGCGATGTGGCGCCCCAGCGATACCGCCAGCCTGTTCTTCTCGGGCGATTATTCGGAGGTCGGGCGATTCTGCTGCTCGATGGTCTGGGCCAAGAACGCGCCCGGCTACGCCCCCGCGGTGACGCTGGCGCAATATGGCATCGTCGCCAGCGACCGGAACCGGCTGGTCGCGATCGGCGGGCCGTCGTTCGGCTATTCGCACCGCGGCGGCGCCTCGATCGAGGCCAATTTCGAGATCGGCGACTATTCGCTGACCTCGCTCGGCGCCTATCGCCAGTCCTACCGCGAGGGCTTCTACGACGGCGACAACACGACCGTGAACTATGTCGACCGCAACGGCGGCACCAACGCGCTGCGCCAGCTGAGCCAGGAACTGCGGCTGACCTCGCCCACCGGCGGCGTGGTCGATTATGTCGCGGGGCTGTTCTTCTTCGACCAGCGGGCGACCGGATACATCGACCAGCGCGGGCGGCTGGAATGGATCGTGCCCGCGTCCAACGGCAACGTCATCCGCGTCGTGCCCACCCGGCCCGCGGGCACGATCTTCGACGGCAATCTGACCAACCGCGTCCATTCGCGCAGCACCGCGGGCTATGCGCAGGCCAACGTGCATCTCTCGCCGCAGCTGAACCTGATCCTGGGCGGGCGGCTGACGCACGACTCGCTCGACCTGAACTACAGCCGCGGCACCATTCCCGGCGCGGTGCCGATCCCCGGCGGCGTCACGCTGTCGCTGCGCCAGTCGATTGCGAACACCAACTTCTCGTTCCGGCTGGGCGCGCAATATACGGTCGTGCCCGACATCATGCTCTATGCGACCGTCTCGCGCGGGTACAAGGGGCCGGGGTTCAGCGGGCTGACCGTGTCCGACGCGTCGCAGGACCAGAGCGTAGCACCCGAGATCCCGACCAACTACGAGATCGGCGTGCGCGCCTCGCTGCTCGACCGGCGGCTGACGCTCAACGCCACGCTCTTCAAGACCGACGTGCGCGATTTCCAGGCGCAGGTCGCCGATCTGTCGAGCGCCAGCTACGCCAACCGCATCACCAACGCCGGCTCGCTCGACAGCAAGGGCGTCGAATTCAGCGTGGTCGCGCGCCCCACGCCCGAGCTGACGCTGAGCGGCGGCGGCGCCTATGTCGATGCGAAGTACGGCAACTTCGCGGGCGTGCAATGCTATTTCGGCCAGCCCAAGGTGGCGCAGGGCGGCCCCTGCGTCGCGCCGCCGTCCAACCCGGCCTCGGTCGACGGCTTCTTCAACGCCGCCGGGCTGCGCCTCGCTGCCGCGCCGCGCTTCAGCTACAATCTGGTCGCCGATTATCAGAAGCGCGTCGGCGACGGCTGGCGCGCCTCCGCACAGGTCAATTTCAGCGGCCAGTCGGACGTGAACTATTCCGCCAACGGCGATCCGGGGACGATCCAGAAGGCGTTCGGCCTGCTGGGCGCGAACGTCGGCATCGGCCCGGACGACAACAGCTGGCGCGTCGGGCTGTTCGCGATCAACCTGCTCGACCAGTTCTGGGCCGCGCAGAAGAACCCCAGCCCGACCACCACGCTCAACCCCGGCGGCTATCTGCAATATCTCAGCCCGGATTCGGTCCGCACCGTCGGCGCCACGCTCGACTTTCGTTTCTAG
- a CDS encoding TetR/AcrR family transcriptional regulator → MSEGAGAGCGARATRATRDQRQADLLVHAAALVLEQGGLPLPFDRLARAAGVSKALVYHHFPTQAALALALLADEWEAIDWPALAAAMDLDDAGDAARAVATRYFDVVATRGPLLHLLLTDPVVAQGEDRAVAVRAALRLRRLTRRVADTLRLSPREANVVLHLLMTYPEEAGRKVFRGEANRALARALCGDAVAAGLAALAGARDEEAMLGADLL, encoded by the coding sequence ATGAGCGAGGGGGCCGGGGCGGGGTGCGGCGCGCGAGCGACGCGCGCCACCCGCGACCAGCGGCAGGCCGATCTGCTCGTCCACGCCGCCGCGCTGGTGCTGGAACAGGGCGGGCTGCCGCTGCCGTTCGACCGGCTGGCCAGGGCCGCCGGGGTCAGCAAGGCGCTGGTCTATCATCATTTCCCGACCCAGGCCGCGCTCGCCCTCGCGCTGCTGGCGGATGAGTGGGAGGCGATCGACTGGCCCGCGCTGGCGGCGGCGATGGACCTGGACGACGCGGGCGACGCGGCGCGCGCGGTCGCCACGCGCTATTTCGACGTGGTGGCGACTCGCGGCCCGCTGCTCCATCTGCTGCTGACCGATCCGGTGGTGGCGCAGGGGGAGGACCGCGCCGTCGCGGTGCGCGCCGCGCTGCGGCTGCGGCGCCTCACGCGGCGCGTCGCCGACACGCTGCGCCTGTCCCCGCGCGAGGCGAACGTCGTGCTCCATCTGCTGATGACCTATCCCGAGGAGGCGGGTCGCAAGGTGTTCCGCGGCGAGGCCAATCGCGCGCTGGCGCGGGCGCTGTGCGGCGATGCGGTCGCGGCGGGGCTGGCGGCGCTGGCGGGGGCGCGCGACGAGGAGGCGATGCTAGGCGCCGACCTGCTCTGA
- a CDS encoding TetR/AcrR family transcriptional regulator has protein sequence MTTAPPPSPEADDPARVLSRQAVYDLVWSQPMSSAAAELGLTGNGLAKVCDRLLIPYPTRGYWAKVYAGRDEPQTPLPPAPPGTATEVSFAPARARSRRPRHRLSRSEREEQILSVAERIMRAEGVHAMTLKRVARDVGISEAQVYNYYRCGAEVMVAIARTELTEMNKARLAASRHCTDPRLRYTLTSIAYLRQVAKRGDLLPQLLAVPEVRLALRDEHEERRHANRTTLGEVFDTTYGVPPPVSTLVAAMLTAMSLRGGRLLARGKIDLDTAERLVVPLIGAGNDYMIGRHGGRAASEQVGA, from the coding sequence GTGACGACGGCCCCGCCCCCCTCGCCCGAAGCCGACGACCCCGCCCGCGTGCTGTCGCGGCAGGCGGTGTACGACCTGGTCTGGTCGCAGCCGATGTCGAGCGCGGCGGCGGAGCTGGGGCTGACCGGCAATGGCCTGGCGAAGGTGTGCGACCGGCTGCTGATCCCCTATCCCACGCGCGGCTATTGGGCGAAGGTCTATGCCGGACGCGACGAGCCGCAGACGCCGCTGCCCCCCGCGCCGCCCGGCACCGCGACCGAGGTGTCCTTCGCTCCGGCGCGCGCGCGCTCGCGGCGGCCGCGCCACCGCCTGTCGCGCAGCGAGCGCGAGGAGCAGATTCTGAGCGTGGCGGAGCGGATCATGCGCGCCGAGGGCGTCCACGCGATGACGCTGAAGCGGGTCGCGCGCGACGTCGGGATCAGCGAGGCGCAGGTCTATAACTATTACCGCTGCGGCGCGGAGGTGATGGTCGCGATCGCGCGCACCGAACTGACCGAGATGAACAAGGCGCGGCTCGCCGCCAGCCGCCACTGCACCGACCCGCGGCTGCGCTACACGCTGACATCGATCGCGTATCTGCGTCAGGTCGCGAAGCGCGGCGACCTGCTGCCACAATTGCTCGCGGTGCCCGAGGTGCGGCTGGCGCTGCGCGACGAGCATGAGGAGCGCCGCCACGCCAACCGCACGACGCTGGGCGAGGTGTTCGACACGACCTATGGCGTGCCGCCGCCGGTCAGCACGCTGGTGGCGGCGATGCTGACCGCGATGTCGCTGCGCGGCGGGCGGTTGCTGGCGCGGGGGAAGATCGACCTCGACACCGCGGAGCGGCTGGTGGTGCCGCTGATCGGCGCGGGCAACGATTACATGATCGGGCGCCACGGCGGGCGCGCGGCGTCAGAGCAGGTCGGCGCCTAG